The sequence GTTTCAATCTCTGAAATATCTCGTCGAGGGACTCATTAGAAGAAGCACGAGATAGGTCTATAGTATCTTGAACTTGGCGTATGGGAATAAATTTTTTGGCTGCTATGTTTGccttgaaattttggaaacCATTTTTCATTGATTCCCACTTTGAGGACAAGCCAGTAGGTGATCCTCCTGCTGTGTTATCAGGGTTAGAGTTGTCTCCATCAAGCAAGGAGACCTTGGCAGCAGAAATATTCTTCTCCACCGGATTTGTGTTGAAAGATGCTTGTCTGCTCTGTTCTCTAATGGCAGCATACTTGTTGCTGATGGCTTCTTTACTTGAGCTATATCTGCGATCTTCTTTTGAAGATTTTGAGGGAGTTTCAATTGCCCCCTCAGCGCTTAGACTGCTTGTTGCTTTCATTTCAACAAGAGTCCTATCCTGAAATTCCACCATTATTAGGAAATGATCCAATATACCAGCAGagcatgaagaagaaaaagaaccaaaaaaaaaacaaaaaacaaaaaacaaaaaacaaactagaaaagaaaatcacagATTAGGATGGATACAGTATGACAGATAATTTATTCAGTAAATCTAAGCAGTATGCTAAATGTTAGTGTACCATGTTGCTGCTGCCAGTCTCAACATCCGTGCTgttgaaattcctagctaatGGGATAACATGTTCACCGACTTTGAGACCTTGTTCAATCCAAGATCGCtctgaaaaaacaaagacaattAAGTTCAAGCACATCTCTTTATTTATCCGCACTCGCAAAACCTGTGGTTTTgaaatttgtaataaaaaagagaatgtAAAGGATCTGTGATATTCACAGATGGCTTGTGCCAAGTGAATAGTAGTAGTCTAAGCCTTCTAAAAAGAGAAGATCACAAAATATGCTTACCCTTTTGTAAGATAATTAACCCAGACGGATCAAAACCATCCATATCGTCAACCTCGGTTTGAAATCTAAATCGTTTCCatctcccaaaaaaattaattatgcgGTCAAAAAAGTTGCTAGCAACCAACAGGGTGTACACAACCATGATAAGTGGATAGATTCTGTTAAACTCACTCCCAAAGAAAGGGACAGCTTGATCAATGTTTCCCATTCGCTGCAATTCACATTTACAAAGGTAAAATAGTCAAAATCATTAACTAGAGGGAGGAGGGAAGTTCTACAGTTAAACATACCAGCCAAAACTAAGAAcagaaaacaataatattagATGATATGAAatgccaaacccaaaaactacactgggaaaaaaaaaacattatagCAATATTTGAAAAGGAATTTACAGTTAATgagaaaactttttttttttttgtcaataatCTACAATTGAtgagaaaaacccaaaacaggaaaagaaagggggaaaaaaaaaagattttactGAAGAAAGTTAGAAAAATCATCATACTAGTAAAAGAACCAAATCCGCATGCTACCCTagattaattttctttttggttacAGTTGCCCGAGAGTATTTAGATTTATACTAAaatcatgaagaaaaaaattgtttgaaaAGCTTTTAAATTGGCTTCCACTACAAGAATCCCATGTAACTATAAATAGAAAGAACTATGAACACATTCCATTTTACTTTCAGCTAGGGTAAGATATAGATCAGTAAGAGGACAGATGAGATGGATGAGATAAATACCTTTTCAAATATAGTTTTATGTTCACCAAGACGAATGAGATTGAGAAAGTTGTATGAAACTGGAGGAGCATAACGAGCGACCATCCTGGAAGATATGAAAGAAATGGAGCGTGAGTAATTTTGTAACAAAAGACGAGTTTGTTAATAGCTAGAGTTAAGATCAAAACTTACGAGCATATCATAAGCAAGTTGACTGAACTTGTTTGCCTGGGCGTTAATGAGTAAAACATCAACATACCGATTTTGAACAAGGAGTAATATGTGCAGATGCACATATACATCAAAGGAACAAAGGCAAATACCTGGGGTAAAGTTGAGTCAACAAATTTACATCAGCAACCAGTAGAgtaataaaaagaaagtaagAGCATGCCTTCAAATATGGAGACCCATTTACATAAAAAGATCAATGCACATCTAATCATTTATATGTGCAACTATTCACAGCGATGTGGACTCATACGGATCCAATGAACATAATGCAGATAgctttgttcaatttttctttttaaacaaTATGTTGGCGTCAGCAATAAAACCTGGGTGAAAAATATCAACCTTCACAAACTGACAGAGCTTTTCCTCATACACCGATTGCACAATGCCCAAAAAACATAAAGACTACAACTTACTAAAATAACTATGACCCACCTGCACAAGAACTTCTTGCTTAGAAACAGAATTTATGAGAATTGAAAAGAGAGATAGGTCAACTCGAGGAAGCAGAGTTGCCTCCGCTAAAAGAATAGCAGCTGAAATGATCCCAAGTATGATAGCCAAAAgtttttcaacttcttttcttAGTATGCAGCGCCAAAAGAATTCTGCAAAGGGCAAGAATTAATTTTCATGTCAGTTTAGGTCTCAACTTTTAATATTCAAAGAAAATCAAGCTACAATCTAAAATTAAAGTTTAATTACCAACACTATAACATTGAGTTTTGAGAAGCCATATATAAATTAACACATCATGCTCATATTTCTTCAGTACAATAATACATTATGTGTCTATCTAAAGTGTGCTTTTATAGGCCAATAGAAGACAAAGTAAAGTGTTGTCTTCAGATTCGATTTAGGTGAAAGCATACAGGCCCCTCAATGCAACTAAACAAAACAACCTGACATTTATAGGACAGAAGTGCAAACTGCCAAGTactcaaaatttaaatacaaGTGAATTTATAGATCTGAATTTTACCTATTGTATCAAGGATAGATCCTAATCTGCCAGTTCGAGAAGGTCTGAATGTTGAAACATATTTCCTGAAATGGTATAATGTAGTTAAAAGGTGAAgacaaacattttttttaatgggaaagagggtgggagagagagaagaggaggaggagaggggGGGGTGGTTGGGGTGGGGGTGGGGTGGTTTGGGGCGCAGGCTAGATATGTATGTGCGTATACATACAAATAAACATGTAAGGAATGGAATAAGAATGATGGAGAATGGCAGAATCAGAGGCTTACCATCCAGTAGAATTCCGGCGTTCGTAATTTTTTATAGTATCTTCAAGTTCAAGGGCTTCCATAACATAGGTCATATACTCACTGCAAAACTAATGGTAAATTTTAGATACTACAAACCAAACCATCATAAttacaaacccagaaaaatacTAAATGTGAAGGTGAAAATAGTATTTCAATGTGGATCCCATAATCATAATCAAAACTTAAATCCCAAAGTATTATTAGAAAAATCATATACGTTTAGTTGCCACAGTAAACAGTAATCAGTCTATATAAATTACCAGTAATAAGCAATTATATAGACTGATTCCATGAACGTACATCCAATAGAAAACAGTACACAAATGTTCATTTACTTCTCGATTTATAACACAAAACTTCAACATGGAAGCATTAACAACAGAGCAGCACTAGAAAGGATAAattagagaaaacaaaaatttcttcCCTTAGTTAGCAACCTCATTGATTAGGCATTGCAGCATAGACTgaattaaaatgaataaaatgatTCAAACAAATAGTTTTACCATTAATTTAGAACTAAATTAAGCCAAAAGTTAAGTTCTAATACAATATGTTCACACAAACTGACACACATAAGAAAGTTATATTCTAATATTATATGCAAATAACATACATTTTTAAAGGTCAACTAGGAGGATAAACCATAGAGTATTATTCAAGCATCAACAAACACCCATCTAAAGGGAATTTGCAACCTATGGTAGCATGTAGTTCCTGATCACTTAAAAAGATAATCCAGAGCCAAGCCCACAGATacagaaaatacaaaatgcCTACAGCGCAAATAATATTTAGGCACGAGTAAATGCAAAAGAATTTCAGTGAATAGATCATATAGGTAATGCATTCAACTAAGAAGTTTACCTTTTGTACCGGTAATACTCTTCCCGGGCACCTCGAAGATGACGCCTAAGCGTTGCCATTGATTTTTCATCAGTATCATAGTCCATATCGTTTTCACCTAATCGGCCCCCTTGGGGTTTGAAGGATGGATCCTCCTTGAACTGGTATAAGAGAAGATTCAATATATTACCAAGAGAACCATTACAGAACTAGTTAagatcaattattttttctttcaattcttTAAATCAGTAAACAAATACCATTTGAGCTAACAAATTGTCTATAATATCCATGTAGGGTCTCAAAGGATCGCGCTTGGACATCTGAGTGGATGTTGCTTGGGCGACCTAATGAAGAAACCAAcaagtataaataaaaataaataatacataAAACAAGTTAGATACAAGTACAACCATACTGTGAGGCAAGGATGAAAATATCAGCGAAACAGATTATCGGGCCTTAAATTTACGGATATTTCGGGGGATATATCGATGTCGTTTTAGGTATCGAggaaaatcaacaaaaaagaCAGATATTGGTTTAAAAACACGGAATTTTGAAGTGAAACTTTCATAGATATTAAGCACATTATCAATGAATgtattgaacaaataaaattcaaaatatgctAAGTATAAGATATGCATATGATGAAATCTACGTGTATATAATGTGCGATGAAAATcctgaaaataaatacaattaGACTTAACACAACAAAGACAACATTATTCAAACataacccaacccaaccaatTAATACATGACCCAACATTATATTACAAGAGTTAGACTTAATGATAAAGGAAATGAGAGATGGAAGATTaggtgaaaaataaaatcaaacacacaagAAACCGAGCAAccagagagaggagaggaagagCCAAAGATAGCCAAAATGACAGAGGAGAGAAGAAAGGAGAAGCTACTAAGTATTAGAGCTTGGTTTTTGACATCGATTCAGTGGCTGGGACCTATGATTACTTTCAAAACTGAAGACAAATTTCTGGTTTATTTGTCTGGTATCGGGAAATATCGGTAAATATCGAGGATATCGGGGGTTATTGGGGATATATCGCCAATAAGGGGGAAGAAAGAGGCTTACCCCTCTGTATCTGTATCGACACCTAAAAAAAGGGATACATCGGGATATCGGCCTATATTTTCATCCTTGCTGTGAGAAAGTGCAAAAGATAGTTCATGCTTGGTAGatgtagaagaaaaaagacaatGAAGATCATTCGAGTTTATAAGAAACATGatacaaataaattataataacttTTCAGAAGCGAAGTAACCAAATACACACAGCCACAAAGGAAACAAGGCAAACCATGCAGCTTGTTTCCAAGTAAAGCACAAAGACATTATCAATATTGCATACATTCCCTGTGGTCATAGAGACATCATATGCTGGACATTTGAGCTCATACGTTGCAAAAAGGTCACTGTAAGTAACAACATACCCACTTCCTCCTCTCCCCCAACCCCAATCTGAAAACGATCTTAAATAATCAGGTGGTGATTTTTCATGACTAAAGACTGACCGTGCCCCATTAAAAACCAAGCCAAGCCAACCCACCAAAAGTGGGGTCATGTTGAGTTGGAAATTGGGTTAAGTAAAACTTAAActtcaaaacaaattataaatgGCCCAAAATATTACAAACTTAGTAGGcctaaaaaaaatgcatggcGAACACATGCTCAAGCCAATTTTCTAGAACTGAGAGCCTTTGAGAGAGATTGACACGACATtgatcaagaaaataaaaggttgAGTCTTCGTTTTTTAGGTGATGTGTTATCTGCTTGTAAAATTTGGCATTCAAAAAATGAGAACAAGATATCCcaggagaggaagagaataGTTCGGCAAAGGGAAAGTTTGAGCATAAGCAAAGTTAGAGAGGAACAGTTCTGCCTTTCTCACCACCTCTTCCCAGCCCAAATGTCTCTCGTCTCGGTATGTTCCTTAAGGCAGAAACGAAGTTACAGAGATAAAGACAACTTGCAgtcattttcttatcattCTTTTAAATAGATTAAACATGTCACATCACACGTCAAATTGATTGGACTAATACATTGATACCTCTTTCTTTTCCTcgttttgggaaaaaaaattcctggCCACCAATCTTTATAGGGTCGTGTGCTCTCTTATCTCAGTCTACTTCAAGATCAAGCGTATAAAAGATGGATCACTATGTTTGCCACACAAGTTTCATTCCAGGcaattattttaattctttgcATCTTATGTTATTTGATTATGGGAATGATTATCAATGTAGAATGattggaaaaatgaaaagctACAGTCTGCTgcaaggaaaaacaaaaggccAAGCACTTGGCCAAGTCAGCTTTGgaagaaattcaaaaagattatttgaatttggtcATTCGCATTATGTACAATATTATCAGAAAAACAAGTTTAGCACAAAGGTTGATGCATTTGTGTTAATGCAACACGTGGTGATTCAAATATTGACCGAATATGAACACCTCAAAATTTTACAACTTCATTCAAATTGGGTGGAGTTGGAACTTTCGGGTCAAGAAGTATTTAAAACAACACTGAACCTGTTTTATCAGGTTGAAATGGAATTGACTCGATTTCAtccaaaaatggaaagaaaactGGGCCAACTGCGTCAGGTTGGCCGAAAAAATGCCTACCATCATACTTAGATCCAAGTTACAACAAGAGAAACAAACAATGAACACCAATCAGAATTTCAGAATGGACATGCAGATAGAGAAATTTTGTGCAccttagaaaaaaaaacatggatatcttaaaattggaaattgaaagagaataCTTACCACAATAGCATTTGAAAGATCTTGATGAGCGTCATCAAGTTTCACAGCCATTTTGGCAATTTTATGAGAAAGAACTTTTTGGCGGATAGTCCAATCTGAATTTTTCCAAAGGCCCTTAGGGATTTCACTCAAACCAAATCCAAGAAGAAATGCACCTGTAACAAGTCCAAAAGTATTCGAGCAGCCCATGGCAAATCCTAGAACACCTCCACCCCTgttatttaaacaaaaaaacaaaaggaaaaaaaatgaggaatGAATAGAATAGCTCAATAGCCAGGGAAAAACATAAAGTAAAAAGAATGAGCCCCTGTTAGACTGGTAGTGATACATCATCTTCCTAGCCTTCTCTACTGTGCCCATACTTAAACAGTGATGTAAGCATCCAACCTAACCAATTGGCAATTGGTGGAGAGGGCCCAAAATCTTTTAAGCTCTCATGTTAGACTTCTATCTTTGTGAGATACTCTCAAGACCTTTTTCACATCTAATTGCACTTCAATTTCATCTATTGTAGCAAGAAATGATTATTTCAAAGGTTATTGGGAACAAAGAAAGACAAACCCACACCCACACCCACCCCCCATCCCCCTCTACTGGCTACCATAAAATTTGCAGAAGCTGAACACAAAGCTAGGGATCATATGGGAagatacaaaaacaaagatcAGCACGAAACTGCCAAATCTCTGAAATTCATTCATGCATGCGAAAGACTGGGAATTAGAGCCTGGCAATGCTTTCACGCATGCTAAACACACACAGACATGTCTTGAATGTGTCAGTCCAAAGTGTGTTCTTACGTTAGACTGCGACCACATCTAATTGCTTTTATTATGCAGCATCCACTGTTTATGATCAAATCTTTATCGCATAACAGGGAGGCAGTGCCActcaaaataagaatataacaACTTATATAATATCTCTGGACTCCTTGAAGGCAAACCTAAGAAGATACTAATATCCACATAAATATAAATCATCTTTGCAAGAGAAGGAACAAACCAATTCTTGTGCATCATGATGAGAAGAACCAGTCCAAAAAGGCCAATAGCTCCCAGAATTAGATAGAAAAGTAAGTTAACATGTACACTAGTCTTCAATCTCTCTGTCACAGTGAAGTCTCCAGCATCTTCAAAACCCTGAATAAGGGGCACCACAGTCCTGCTTAGAGATAACTTAGAAATATGAGGAGAAGATTTACAAGTTAGCTGTAAACCCATTTATATCTACATCACATTCATTTTATATCCAATCAAGGGTAAATTGGAAAGGGCAGATAAACATATAATCATCATTTCACAGCTAAAACTTAGAAGTGGCGCAGCATTAATACTTCAAAACTCATTAAACAAACTCAACAAAACGGTATAATGTTCACTAAGATtcctattttatatataaatatcttCTCAAATAGAAAAACACCAGTCTGGATGGATAGAAcaattaaaaacagaaaagtcATTTAATGGAACTTATTCGACCAAATTTTGTTGAGCAATTGCATGCATATTACATGACTCCAATGACTACAAATAAGGGCCTTGACGGTAATGTTAATTACCAAACTAAGATAGAGGATGATAACAGTCGGATGATATAATAACTGGAAATCTTGACATTCATGTGACGCAGCTATATACAAATATAGAAGGGGCAACTAAAAGAGTCCATGAAGTTCCATGTTGCTTACCAAGTTAGTAAAAATGTACTCCAATATGACCAGCTCCAAAAGAATGAGATTCCTCCACTCTCAATATGATTTACCGTCTGCAAAtgtaataaaagaaaagaatcgGCAACAATCGTGAAACCAGTAATTGTTGCATGGACAAATGATTATGAACATAACAACTGGAGCTagtaaaataaacataaaagatAGTCTTACAGCTGATAAACATGGAATTGGTACgtcaaaacaaacaattgtCATACTGTGTCCAATCAAAGAAACTAGTTGTTCTTTTATGCCATATAAACAGAGCATTACATTATTGCAATGTTAAGATATTAGATGCATACCattaacataaaatttaaGTCCATTTTCGGCTTACTTTCTTGTTCGAACCCAATGATACAATTTTTAACTGAAATAAAATCAGCTACCCAAATCGCAAATAATAGTGGTTTTGCATTATCAGagaaaaaaatcccaaaaaaacTTTGGTGAGCACAACTGAGCAGCAGAGAAAATGTCCCGGTAGAAGTAAACAACCAGTTGCAAAAGTTTCTAACAATGCATCCATGAGAGAAACTGAAACAGATTACATtgtttaaaaacttttttaattaaaaacaaaacaaaaccctaatcGAATCAAATTCACACAACCATAAACTGAATGAAATGGcaaaaattgttgaaattgCAAATGAAAAGTACCGTCCAGATGTCAGCGGGCACAATGACGATGATGGAGAGAGAACAGAACCAGGTGTACCCAACGGTGAGCAAAACATAGCGAGGGACCTCCGGGCCTGCGAAGTACTTGAGCGTAAAAAGGACCATGCCCAAGGTCAGGGGCAACGAGATCAGGTAGAAGACCCACATCTCTCGGTCTATCTAAAAAAGACGCAGTTTTGAAACGGGTCAAGCGGATCCGACGACCCGATCGCTGGAAATGGGAAGTTCGGTGAGCCACCGGGTTTGGCTTGCGCTCCGTGGCATGCGCTCAGAGAacgttgttgttgttgttgttctaGTCGGAGGTCGGAGAAAGACTTGAGAGAAACGTGAAAACATGTAATTATACGCGTTTTAttggttttgggctttttCGGGCTTTTTGTAGGGGCCAAGAGACAAAGTGAGACAAACGAGTTTTGTATGAAGAATTGAGAGATGTTGTGTTTTCGTCCACAATCCAGGTCCGGATTTGAGAGACTTGAGAGAGTTTTACACATGCATCTTGGAGCATGTCCACCCCAAAAGGCTAAGGCAAAGGTAAAGGCAAAGACAAAGCAAAGGCTGCTACTATTTATGTAAATAGTGACAGCCTTGCCTTTTTTAGATCCACCCTAAAAGGCTAGGATaagggcaagaaaaaaaaaagaatatgcaacaaaatataaacaatttagaaatgcaagaaaaaaataaatatggaagaaaatataaacaatttacaaatgcaagaaaaaaaaatattacaatttacaaatattggaaggagaagagtttgtatgaggatttggtgtggaaagggaataaaattgttatgtatttatagggaaaacatccataattttttggttttttttttcgatttttttgaattttttttgctcGTTGATGTCAGCGCCTTCGGGTTGAAGCCCAGGCAAGATCTGCCATTGGGCTTGCCTAGGCTGGTGGGACCCAGGGCTTGCCTAGGCTGCTTCTCCTACGCTGGAGGTCCAAACCCCACTTAGGGGGCCTCTTGCCCTGGCACAATGGGCTGCGGTGGAGGTGGCCTTAGGGGtatattcaattaggattttaaaAGATTATTTTGGACTAAATAAATTATGTGGTATTTAATTAAGACTTTTAACTAATCTAAATAAATTTTGTGGTATTCCATTAAGACTATTAAGATTTTTAAAAGAGAGTTGCTAAATCTAGTGGTATTCAATAAAGACTTTAGACAAGTAACAACAAGTTTTATGGTATTCAAAAACTTGCTAATTTCGAAGgattgttttaaatttaaaattgtgtGGGCACTTTTTAGTATGAGGTATAAATATCAAACCCTATTTCAAATCCCACCCTAACCCATTAGATttcaattgagatttttttttcttcttgctttGTAGCCTGGATCGAGACAAGGGTCTTGTGTGATGATATTGAACCCAGTTTTGAACACAAACGCGATTTTCGTTGTGGCTACCAGTAGATACGTAAGTCCAATAGCTTTCAAAATCTAAACCAATCTTTGCTTGGTTAAAGAGTAGAAGGT comes from Prunus dulcis chromosome 6, ALMONDv2, whole genome shotgun sequence and encodes:
- the LOC117631523 gene encoding LMBR1 domain-containing protein 2 homolog A isoform X2, whose translation is MMHKNWGGGVLGFAMGCSNTFGLVTGAFLLGFGLSEIPKGLWKNSDWTIRQKVLSHKIAKMAVKLDDAHQDLSNAIVVAQATSTQMSKRDPLRPYMDIIDNLLAQMFKEDPSFKPQGGRLGENDMDYDTDEKSMATLRRHLRGAREEYYRYKSEYMTYVMEALELEDTIKNYERRNSTGWKYVSTFRPSRTGRLGSILDTIEFFWRCILRKEVEKLLAIILGIISAAILLAEATLLPRVDLSLFSILINSVSKQEVLVQVFAFVPLMYMCICTYYSLFKIGMLMFYSLTPRQTSSVNLLMICSMVARYAPPVSYNFLNLIRLGEHKTIFEKRMGNIDQAVPFFGSEFNRIYPLIMVVYTLLVASNFFDRIINFFGRWKRFRFQTEVDDMDGFDPSGLIILQKERSWIEQGLKVGEHVIPLARNFNSTDVETGSSNMDRTLVEMKATSSLSAEGAIETPSKSSKEDRRYSSSKEAISNKYAAIREQSRQASFNTNPVEKNISAAKVSLLDGDNSNPDNTAGGSPTGLSSKWESMKNGFQNFKANIAAKKFIPIRQVQDTIDLSRASSNESLDEIFQRLKRPSVDHVSYVDEDEDDREGKSGPSR
- the LOC117631523 gene encoding LMBR1 domain-containing protein 2 homolog A isoform X1: MWVFYLISLPLTLGMVLFTLKYFAGPEVPRYVLLTVGYTWFCSLSIIVIVPADIWTTVNHIESGGISFFWSWSYWSTFLLTWTVVPLIQGFEDAGDFTVTERLKTSVHVNLLFYLILGAIGLFGLVLLIMMHKNWGGGVLGFAMGCSNTFGLVTGAFLLGFGLSEIPKGLWKNSDWTIRQKVLSHKIAKMAVKLDDAHQDLSNAIVVAQATSTQMSKRDPLRPYMDIIDNLLAQMFKEDPSFKPQGGRLGENDMDYDTDEKSMATLRRHLRGAREEYYRYKSEYMTYVMEALELEDTIKNYERRNSTGWKYVSTFRPSRTGRLGSILDTIEFFWRCILRKEVEKLLAIILGIISAAILLAEATLLPRVDLSLFSILINSVSKQEVLVQVFAFVPLMYMCICTYYSLFKIGMLMFYSLTPRQTSSVNLLMICSMVARYAPPVSYNFLNLIRLGEHKTIFEKRMGNIDQAVPFFGSEFNRIYPLIMVVYTLLVASNFFDRIINFFGRWKRFRFQTEVDDMDGFDPSGLIILQKERSWIEQGLKVGEHVIPLARNFNSTDVETGSSNMDRTLVEMKATSSLSAEGAIETPSKSSKEDRRYSSSKEAISNKYAAIREQSRQASFNTNPVEKNISAAKVSLLDGDNSNPDNTAGGSPTGLSSKWESMKNGFQNFKANIAAKKFIPIRQVQDTIDLSRASSNESLDEIFQRLKRPSVDHVSYVDEDEDDREGKSGPSR